One window from the genome of Pseudonocardia hierapolitana encodes:
- a CDS encoding universal stress protein, with amino-acid sequence MLKKVIWATDGSPTAEKVYPVAKGLAESGGAKLIVAHAGEMVGSDRAGVFVDSAETMRATLERTADDLKRAGLDVELALLTASQRNASQMIADLAQETGADIVVVANRGHGPVASIFIGSFTLRLLQVAPCPVLVVPAGRQRTA; translated from the coding sequence ATGCTCAAGAAGGTCATCTGGGCGACTGACGGGTCACCGACGGCCGAGAAGGTGTACCCGGTGGCGAAGGGACTGGCGGAGAGCGGCGGCGCGAAGCTGATCGTGGCGCATGCGGGGGAGATGGTCGGTTCCGACCGCGCCGGCGTCTTCGTCGACAGCGCCGAGACGATGCGGGCCACGCTCGAACGCACTGCCGACGACCTGAAACGAGCGGGGCTGGACGTCGAACTCGCGCTGTTGACGGCCTCCCAGCGCAATGCGTCCCAGATGATCGCCGACCTGGCCCAGGAGACCGGAGCCGACATCGTCGTCGTCGCCAACCGCGGCCACGGACCGGTCGCGTCGATCTTCATCGGCAGCTTCACGCTCCGCCTGCTCCAGGTCGCGCCGTGCCCGGTCCTCGTCGTTCCTGCCGGGCGGCAACGCACCGCGTGA
- a CDS encoding transposase produces MNRRVVSRAVVIATGVRADGWREVLGLAVGDSEDGAFWTAFLRSLKARGLVGYSWWSPTPTPGFKQAISTVLLGAAWQRSAPTTRRTARCAAPCPAAR; encoded by the coding sequence GTGAACCGGCGAGTCGTCTCCCGGGCGGTGGTCATCGCCACCGGCGTGCGCGCTGATGGCTGGCGCGAGGTCCTCGGGCTCGCCGTCGGCGACAGCGAGGACGGCGCGTTCTGGACCGCGTTCCTACGCAGCCTCAAGGCCCGCGGCCTCGTGGGGTACAGCTGGTGGTCTCCGACGCCCACACCGGGCTTCAAGCAGGCCATCTCCACGGTGCTGCTGGGCGCGGCCTGGCAGCGGTCCGCACCCACTACGCGGCGAACGGCACGATGCGCCGCGCCGTGTCCGGCAGCGCGGTGA
- a CDS encoding VIT1/CCC1 transporter family protein, translated as MRRWRRLLADEREAALVYRELAQRREGEEREILLGLAEAEERHAAYWERRLGERAGRPRRATPRARLVGVLARWFGWVFVLALIEQAERRSLADPDADVPEAMLADERIHGEVVRGLAARGRARMSGTLRAAVFGINDGLVSNIALVLGVIGGGAGTVTILLTGLSGLLAGALSMAAGEFISVSSQREMLAASKPDEAAKAAVPLLDVDANELALVYRARGMSAEEAERRADAVLRHGSVGARSDNPRSHGAEVVGSATGAASSSFAFFSVGAVIPVLPFLFGVEGVAAVAVAAVLTGMALMLTGGAVAVLSGGPPLRRALRQLAIGTAAAMATYLLGTAFDAAIG; from the coding sequence GTGCGGCGGTGGCGTCGCCTGCTGGCCGACGAGCGGGAGGCGGCGCTGGTCTACCGCGAGCTCGCCCAACGCCGGGAAGGCGAGGAGCGGGAGATCCTGCTCGGGCTGGCCGAGGCCGAGGAGCGCCACGCCGCGTACTGGGAGCGCAGGCTGGGCGAACGAGCGGGCCGGCCGCGGCGCGCGACCCCGCGGGCACGGCTGGTTGGCGTCCTGGCCCGGTGGTTCGGCTGGGTGTTCGTGCTGGCACTGATCGAACAGGCCGAACGCCGCTCGCTCGCCGACCCGGACGCGGACGTGCCGGAAGCGATGCTGGCCGACGAGCGGATCCACGGCGAGGTGGTACGCGGGCTGGCCGCGCGGGGGCGGGCGCGGATGTCCGGCACGCTGCGGGCCGCGGTCTTCGGGATCAACGACGGGCTGGTGAGCAACATCGCGCTCGTCCTCGGGGTGATCGGTGGTGGCGCCGGCACCGTGACCATCCTGTTGACCGGGCTGTCCGGGCTGCTGGCCGGCGCGTTGTCGATGGCGGCGGGCGAGTTCATCTCGGTCAGCTCGCAACGTGAGATGCTGGCCGCGTCGAAACCGGACGAGGCGGCGAAAGCCGCCGTCCCCCTGCTCGACGTCGACGCCAACGAGCTCGCCCTGGTCTACCGGGCTCGGGGGATGTCGGCCGAAGAGGCAGAACGTCGCGCGGACGCTGTGCTGCGGCACGGCTCCGTCGGCGCCAGGTCGGACAACCCCCGATCCCATGGCGCCGAGGTGGTCGGCAGTGCCACCGGCGCGGCGTCGTCGAGCTTCGCGTTCTTCAGCGTCGGAGCCGTGATACCGGTGCTGCCGTTCCTTTTCGGCGTCGAAGGCGTCGCCGCGGTGGCGGTGGCCGCCGTGCTCACCGGGATGGCGCTCATGCTCACCGGCGGAGCCGTCGCGGTGCTCTCCGGGGGACCACCGCTGCGCCGCGCGCTGCGCCAGCTCGCGATCGGCACCGCCGCCGCGATGGCGACCTACCTGCTGGGAACGGCGTTCGACGCGGCCATCGGCTGA
- a CDS encoding DUF3040 domain-containing protein, producing MLSERERQALDEIQHRFVTDDPCFAASSNYVSLGESRYSVQWAYKLPSWAYPTAMVVASASGMVMSMEGAAGGALAFASLATAISMLGWSREKTVRREP from the coding sequence ATGCTCAGTGAGCGGGAGCGACAGGCGTTGGATGAGATCCAGCATCGATTCGTCACCGACGATCCGTGCTTCGCAGCGTCCTCCAATTACGTATCGCTCGGCGAGTCCCGGTACTCGGTGCAGTGGGCGTACAAGCTGCCGAGCTGGGCGTACCCGACCGCGATGGTCGTCGCATCGGCGTCGGGTATGGTCATGTCGATGGAGGGGGCTGCGGGAGGCGCGCTGGCCTTCGCGTCACTCGCCACGGCGATCTCCATGCTGGGGTGGAGCCGCGAGAAGACGGTCCGGCGGGAGCCGTAA
- a CDS encoding M14 family zinc carboxypeptidase: protein MPYLNVGEVESALQVVAATHPGFTELVTVPHRTWENRVCRAVRVAADLATARPTVVLVAGVHAREWGGPDILVSFLERLTAAAAAGAEIAVPGYTVSAADVERIVGGLDVVVFPQVNPDGRAYSMHPGGNELWRTNRRPSPVGGVDVNRNYDWLWDFRRYFDPRALARGEVSVSDAPGQDTYHGPDAFSEPETRNVAWLVDRYPTTRFLADVHSFSELILYPWGDDDNQSSEPEQNFRNPAFDRRRGLLAQNGHPQAGRYGEYLDPGHRRHLIEIGERMRDAVESVNGRRYTVQQGAQLYGTSGTSDDWTFARHILDPARPVIYPYTIEFGRERPDDVAASFHPPYADMEKIIDEVVAGLLEMCRAGLDRLAAEQLP from the coding sequence ATGCCCTACCTCAACGTCGGGGAGGTCGAGTCGGCGCTGCAGGTCGTTGCGGCCACGCATCCAGGGTTCACCGAGCTGGTGACGGTGCCGCACCGCACGTGGGAGAACCGAGTCTGCCGCGCGGTGCGGGTGGCCGCCGACCTGGCGACGGCGCGGCCCACTGTCGTCCTCGTCGCGGGCGTGCACGCGCGGGAGTGGGGCGGGCCGGACATCCTCGTGTCGTTCCTGGAGCGCCTCACCGCCGCCGCCGCGGCCGGTGCGGAGATCGCCGTGCCTGGCTACACGGTGTCGGCGGCGGACGTCGAGCGGATCGTCGGCGGCCTGGACGTCGTCGTGTTCCCGCAGGTCAACCCGGACGGACGGGCGTACTCGATGCACCCCGGAGGCAACGAGCTGTGGCGCACCAACCGGCGTCCGTCGCCGGTCGGCGGGGTGGACGTGAATCGCAACTACGACTGGCTGTGGGACTTCCGCCGCTACTTCGACCCGCGAGCCCTCGCGCGGGGCGAGGTGTCGGTGTCCGACGCGCCCGGCCAGGACACCTACCACGGGCCGGACGCGTTCTCCGAGCCGGAAACCCGCAACGTCGCCTGGCTGGTGGACCGCTACCCCACCACCCGCTTCCTCGCCGATGTGCACAGCTTCTCGGAGCTGATCCTCTATCCGTGGGGCGACGACGACAACCAGTCCAGCGAGCCCGAGCAGAACTTCCGCAACCCCGCCTTCGACCGCAGGCGCGGTCTGCTCGCCCAGAACGGGCACCCACAGGCCGGCCGCTACGGCGAGTACCTCGACCCCGGCCACCGCCGACACCTGATCGAGATCGGGGAGCGGATGCGCGACGCCGTCGAGTCCGTCAATGGCCGCCGCTACACCGTCCAGCAAGGCGCGCAGCTCTACGGCACCTCCGGCACCTCCGACGACTGGACCTTCGCCCGGCACATCCTGGACCCGGCGCGCCCCGTGATCTACCCCTACACCATCGAGTTCGGGCGCGAGCGACCCGACGACGTGGCGGCGAGCTTTCACCCCCCGTACGCGGACATGGAGAAGATCATCGACGAGGTCGTGGCCGGACTGCTGGAGATGTGCCGCGCGGGATTGGACCGGTTGGCCGCCGAGCAGCTCCCGTAG
- the oxc gene encoding oxalyl-CoA decarboxylase: MTDTVAEAAEAGGDDTAALTDGIHLVVDALKLNRVETIYGVVGIPITDLARLAQASGIRYIGFRHESDAAHAAAAAGFLTQRAGVCLTVSAPGFLNGLVGLANATTNCFPMVQISGSSERHIVDLQRGDYEEMDQLAVAKQLCKAAYRVSRAEDIGRGIARAIRTAVSGRPGGVYLDIPGAVLGEIIDKDKGEKSLWEVVDPAPKQIPDATAVDRAIELLAGAQRPLIVLGKGAAYARADDAIRQFVESSGIPYVPMSMAKGLLPDDHPQSAATARSLALKQADVVLLVGARLNWLLGHGDAPQWSPDAKFIQVDIAANEMDSNQPIAAPLVGDIGSVMDALVERTKPGQIAAPSAWRDALAEKSAANVAKMAKRLEAAKTAQPMTFLGALQAIRDVIAERPDVYLVNEGANALDLARNTIPMSVPRHRLDSGTWGVMGIGMGYAIAAAVETGQPVIAIEGDSAFGFSGMEAEVIARYDLPVITMVLNNSGVYRGDDASPSGDPAPTYLSARHDILMQAFGGTGYQATTPDQVGEMLRKALAEGKPALIDCIIDPADGTESGNIKHLNPKGLNAKQ; encoded by the coding sequence ATGACGGACACAGTCGCGGAGGCCGCGGAAGCGGGGGGCGACGACACGGCTGCCCTGACGGACGGGATTCACCTGGTCGTCGACGCGCTGAAGCTGAACAGGGTGGAGACGATCTACGGTGTCGTCGGCATCCCCATCACGGACCTGGCGCGCCTGGCACAGGCGTCCGGGATCCGCTACATCGGGTTCCGGCACGAGAGCGACGCGGCGCATGCGGCCGCGGCTGCCGGGTTCCTGACGCAGAGGGCGGGGGTCTGCCTGACGGTCTCCGCGCCGGGATTTCTCAACGGCCTGGTCGGGCTGGCGAACGCCACCACGAACTGTTTCCCGATGGTGCAGATCTCCGGCTCCAGCGAGCGCCACATCGTGGACCTGCAGCGCGGGGACTACGAGGAGATGGACCAGCTGGCGGTCGCCAAGCAGCTCTGCAAGGCGGCGTACCGGGTGTCACGGGCGGAGGACATCGGACGGGGCATCGCGCGGGCGATCCGCACGGCGGTGAGCGGCCGACCCGGTGGGGTGTACCTGGACATCCCGGGGGCGGTGCTGGGCGAGATCATCGACAAGGACAAGGGCGAGAAGTCCCTCTGGGAGGTCGTGGACCCGGCGCCGAAGCAGATACCCGACGCCACGGCCGTCGACCGGGCCATCGAACTGCTGGCAGGCGCGCAGCGCCCGCTGATCGTGCTCGGGAAGGGCGCGGCGTACGCGCGGGCCGACGACGCGATCCGCCAGTTCGTGGAGTCGAGCGGAATCCCGTACGTCCCCATGTCGATGGCCAAGGGACTGCTGCCGGATGATCATCCGCAGTCGGCGGCCACCGCGCGGTCGCTGGCGCTGAAGCAGGCGGACGTCGTGCTGCTGGTCGGCGCGCGGCTGAACTGGCTGCTGGGGCACGGGGACGCGCCGCAGTGGAGCCCGGACGCGAAGTTCATTCAGGTCGACATCGCAGCGAACGAGATGGACTCGAATCAGCCGATCGCCGCTCCGCTGGTCGGCGACATCGGCTCGGTGATGGACGCGCTGGTGGAGCGCACGAAGCCCGGCCAGATCGCGGCACCTTCCGCGTGGCGAGATGCGCTGGCCGAGAAGTCCGCGGCGAACGTGGCGAAGATGGCCAAGCGGCTGGAGGCGGCGAAGACCGCGCAGCCGATGACGTTCCTGGGCGCGCTCCAGGCCATCCGCGACGTGATCGCCGAGCGCCCCGACGTGTACCTCGTGAACGAGGGCGCCAACGCCCTCGACCTCGCACGCAACACCATCCCGATGTCCGTGCCGCGGCACCGGCTGGACTCCGGTACCTGGGGCGTGATGGGCATCGGCATGGGCTACGCCATCGCGGCCGCGGTGGAGACCGGGCAGCCGGTGATCGCCATCGAAGGCGACTCGGCGTTCGGCTTCTCCGGTATGGAGGCCGAAGTCATCGCCCGCTACGACCTGCCGGTGATCACAATGGTGCTCAACAACAGCGGCGTGTACCGCGGTGACGACGCCTCCCCGTCGGGCGACCCGGCGCCCACGTACCTGAGTGCGCGGCACGACATCCTCATGCAGGCGTTCGGCGGCACGGGCTACCAGGCCACGACACCCGATCAGGTCGGCGAGATGCTGCGGAAGGCGCTCGCGGAGGGCAAGCCTGCGCTGATCGACTGCATCATCGACCCGGCGGACGGCACCGAGTCCGGCAACATCAAGCATCTCAACCCGAAGGGCCTCAACGCGAAGCAGTGA
- a CDS encoding PspC domain-containing protein yields the protein MRPQSEKWIAGVCAGLADRFGVPRGLVRIVFVIFGLVGAGELAYIILWILIPKA from the coding sequence GTGCGTCCTCAGTCGGAGAAGTGGATCGCCGGTGTGTGCGCCGGGCTGGCCGATCGGTTCGGCGTCCCGCGCGGGCTCGTCCGCATCGTATTCGTGATCTTCGGGTTGGTCGGTGCTGGGGAGCTGGCGTACATCATCCTGTGGATCCTGATCCCGAAGGCCTGA
- a CDS encoding winged helix DNA-binding domain-containing protein, with protein sequence MTLEGLELAHRRTGAVGLGGAQPAPFADAADVVGWFGGLQSQDYHPAKWALAQRLGPGVTDADLDRAFDDGVILRTHVLRPTWHFVAPADLRWLLELTAPRIHALNTYAYRRGELDGPLLRRTTDLIADAVADGHHLTRTEIAALLARHGITATGFRLGYILIHAELERMVCSGPLRGKQHTYALLEERVPRAASLEREAALAELVGRFFTSHGPATAKDLAWWSSLTRVDIATGLSLAGDALESTDVDGITFWSAPGNARTPAPSPSVRLLQAYDEYIVGYTQSRYLLDLGDLAAVASGKASLPNGVIVVDTQVAGRWRRTVRADTVVLDTVLCRPFDAAETVALHAAADKLGMFLGARAVVSASVL encoded by the coding sequence GTGACGCTGGAGGGGCTCGAGTTGGCCCACCGCCGCACCGGCGCCGTTGGCCTGGGCGGCGCGCAGCCGGCCCCGTTCGCCGACGCCGCCGATGTGGTCGGCTGGTTCGGCGGGCTGCAGTCTCAGGACTACCACCCGGCGAAGTGGGCGCTCGCCCAGCGGCTCGGCCCCGGCGTCACCGACGCAGACCTCGATCGCGCATTCGACGACGGCGTCATCCTGCGCACGCACGTACTACGCCCGACGTGGCACTTCGTGGCCCCCGCCGACTTGCGCTGGCTGCTGGAACTGACGGCGCCGCGGATCCACGCGCTCAACACCTATGCCTACCGGCGGGGTGAGCTCGACGGTCCGCTGCTGCGCCGCACCACGGACCTGATCGCCGACGCCGTCGCCGACGGGCACCACCTCACTCGCACCGAGATCGCGGCGTTGCTCGCCCGCCATGGCATCACCGCGACGGGGTTCCGGCTCGGCTACATCCTCATCCACGCCGAACTGGAGCGGATGGTCTGCAGCGGCCCGCTGCGGGGGAAACAGCACACGTACGCGCTGCTGGAGGAGCGGGTCCCGCGGGCGGCGAGCCTGGAGCGCGAGGCGGCGCTGGCCGAGCTGGTCGGCCGGTTCTTCACCAGTCATGGTCCGGCGACGGCGAAGGACCTGGCGTGGTGGTCCAGCCTCACGCGTGTCGACATCGCCACCGGGCTGTCGCTCGCCGGCGACGCGCTGGAGAGCACCGACGTCGACGGCATCACCTTCTGGTCCGCGCCGGGAAACGCCCGCACGCCGGCCCCGTCCCCATCGGTGCGGTTGCTGCAGGCCTACGACGAGTACATCGTCGGCTACACCCAGAGCAGGTACCTGCTCGACCTCGGCGACCTGGCGGCCGTGGCATCGGGCAAGGCCTCACTGCCGAACGGTGTCATCGTGGTCGACACACAGGTGGCCGGCCGCTGGAGGCGTACGGTCCGGGCCGACACCGTCGTGCTCGATACGGTGCTGTGCCGGCCGTTCGACGCCGCCGAGACCGTCGCGCTGCACGCTGCGGCCGACAAGCTGGGCATGTTCCTGGGCGCACGCGCTGTCGTCTCGGCGAGCGTGCTGTGA
- a CDS encoding TMEM143 family protein: MTGDRFIPFRRTSIVTMCADEVPAEERESFKAFAELLASLLHHEFRARLEALKDAYYPFNPDTDTRAFDADARTSVELGPTEHQAAQQRLVDELTALAEHANFERISTDDLDRAFVEESLMKVRLEADFDDFEHVVFYRRGEHTRQEEVKHLFGLRRRTIEFTNYAKVLVYVKFKDAAHFEAKGKDVDDLPFKAGSTIIKLFQDVPRADLEMLFPNARVRMRLIDKLLIGVPAVVSGIIVVVTKLIAALIPVLLLLGLWLGVHTEPVQLNQGQLVALGAALMAFGGYLVRQFSKFKNRKIQFMKALSENLYFRNLDNDAGVFHHLLDAAEEEEVKEAVLAYHFLRTAGQPLTAAELDRRIEDWFARRWEAAFDFEVDDGVGKLRRLRLVDEDGQGRLTAVTLDEAKRRLDEIWDNLFAYHAPPRAAEA, translated from the coding sequence GTGACCGGGGATCGATTCATCCCGTTCCGCAGGACCAGCATCGTCACGATGTGTGCGGATGAGGTACCGGCTGAGGAGCGGGAGTCGTTCAAGGCCTTCGCCGAGTTGCTGGCCAGCCTGCTGCACCATGAGTTCCGCGCCCGGCTCGAAGCACTCAAGGACGCCTACTACCCGTTCAACCCGGACACCGACACGCGCGCGTTCGACGCCGACGCGCGCACGTCCGTCGAGTTGGGCCCCACCGAGCATCAGGCGGCGCAGCAGCGTCTGGTCGACGAGCTGACCGCCCTTGCCGAGCACGCGAACTTCGAGCGCATCAGCACCGACGACCTCGACCGCGCGTTCGTCGAGGAGTCGTTGATGAAGGTCCGCCTGGAAGCCGACTTCGACGACTTCGAGCATGTCGTGTTCTACCGACGTGGCGAGCACACCCGCCAGGAGGAGGTGAAGCACCTGTTCGGGCTGCGCCGCCGGACCATCGAGTTCACCAACTACGCGAAGGTCCTCGTCTATGTGAAGTTCAAGGACGCGGCCCACTTCGAGGCCAAGGGCAAGGATGTCGACGATCTGCCGTTCAAGGCGGGGTCGACGATCATCAAGCTGTTCCAGGACGTGCCCCGCGCCGACCTGGAGATGCTGTTTCCCAATGCGCGGGTGCGGATGCGCCTCATCGACAAGTTGCTGATCGGCGTTCCCGCGGTCGTCTCCGGGATCATCGTGGTCGTGACCAAGCTCATCGCGGCGCTGATCCCGGTGTTGTTGCTGCTGGGGCTCTGGCTCGGCGTACATACGGAACCAGTCCAGCTCAATCAGGGCCAGCTTGTCGCGCTCGGAGCAGCCCTGATGGCCTTCGGTGGCTACCTGGTGCGCCAGTTCAGCAAGTTCAAGAACCGCAAGATCCAGTTCATGAAGGCGCTGTCCGAGAACCTCTACTTCCGCAACCTCGACAACGACGCGGGCGTGTTCCACCACCTGCTGGATGCGGCCGAGGAGGAAGAGGTCAAGGAGGCGGTGCTCGCCTACCACTTCCTGCGCACCGCCGGGCAGCCGCTGACCGCCGCGGAGCTGGACCGGCGGATCGAGGACTGGTTCGCCCGGCGGTGGGAGGCCGCCTTCGACTTCGAAGTCGACGACGGCGTGGGCAAGTTGCGCCGGCTGCGGCTGGTCGACGAAGACGGACAGGGACGGCTTACCGCAGTGACGCTGGACGAGGCCAAGCGCCGCCTGGACGAGATCTGGGACAACCTGTTCGCCTACCATGCACCGCCGCGCGCCGCCGAGGCCTGA